GGTTCAGTAGTGTATGAGTTGGGATTCTTTGAGCACTAATGGCCCTAAAAAGGACAATTCCTAACTGCAAACTATTTAGTCTGTATTCAATTTGGAAACTTGGGAATGTTTAGATATCCAGCTGTTTTACAAACCAGTCTATTCATGTTCATGGAATGTCTGCTGAATGGTCTGATTTGGTTGAGATAATGTACAAGCTTATGCAACTCTTGTAGAGGTATTGAACAACAAAGCAATAAATCATATGAGTTGGTCAACTCtgctttatattttctagaattcTTCAAACATTTGTACTGGGGACACACAAATGAGTGTGATATCAACTCTTCCCTAGGGGCTCAAGGGCAAATAGTACCTTTGTtagaaaaatatggtagttacaACCACCACTTAcccatctatccacccacccactgattcaataaataataataaaacatttatgcaAATGAGGCACCAGCCTAAGTATAAGTGACTCAACAATGGACAAGATAGATTCTGCCATCCTCTTAGACATGTTAAAACTAGTATAAATTTATAGTACATTGTAATAAATGCTAGCTAAGAAAACCACTTATAATACATTATGATACATTCAATATAAGTAAAGAGGATAGAGTAATACAGGTAAAATAGTCAATTCAGAAGTGATTTTTTTAGAGGGCCCTGCACTATAAGGATCTGAATCTCTGAGCAGAAAAGAAGTTTAATCAAAAGAGATAATTTAAGAGGGTTTTTACCTTAGAAGTTTCTTTGATTATATGAATTTGTACAAAAGCAATTAGGGGCACAGAAAGAAATAGCAATAGAAATGTGGTTGATGTCCTAAGTGAAAGAAAGCCTGTATATTAGACATTGGACTTTGAGTAATTGCAGGCACAAAGAGCTAAGAGTTCTCCATGATGAGCATATTAGCGCTGACAATaggaaacagcagaaaaaaacaaacctctcCAAACCCCccaaacaacaaccaaaaacaaataacaacaaaaacaaaaccccaaacaaaacaaaccccaaaatgaaacaaaacaacaaaatcccTACCTAGAtgatgaaaacacaatgaaggaggTGCAGATTTGGGCTTAGACAAGGACAGGGCTTCTCTTTTGAGTGGACTTGGCCAAGGACTTCACCAATGTCCTAGAGAGAAGGGCGtttatatttacaattatttatattatactgAACCTATTTCTGTTTAGATAACTATAAGTAATTTGTATTCAATTCATTTAATCATAGGGGGttgtattttcttaaacattgtctcattttcctcatcaggccctgagttaaaagaaaaacaacttttcctTGTTATTGGGAAGTACTCAGTCATGTGGAACCAGCCAACACTACTGTCTGAGCACCTCAAGCAGACAGCTCTGTCAAAAGCCCTCATTCAGTTTTGGTAGAAGATCCTGAACACTGAGGATAAAGGATCTGTAAAACCAAGGGCTCCCGTGGCTACTTGTGTATCTGATTTAGTAGGCCTGGGGGAAACAGCtaggaatatgtttttaaaaaggcttttcagtccctggctgggtaggtcagttggttacaACATTGTCCTggtaagccaaggttgtgggtttgatctccggttagggcacatacaggaagctaccaatgaatgcataaataagtggaacaacaaactgatgtttctctctctctgtctctgtctctcaaattaataataataataataataataatagccatcTCAATTGTTTCTGATATACCTAGATAGCCATGGGGTTGCTCTTCAAAACTATTGTCTGGGGTTAACTGTatgatttctcatttctttccacTTTGTGGTGatcacaaatattaacatttaaaaacagatttacATCAACAGCAAGTTAAAATTCTAATATTCTTTCTGTATCCCACactcttttctttcatctcttccacatttttCATTGAATCCTAAAATCTGTAGACACATTGTCTAAACCCTGCTTTGagataaaagaagataaataaccaaaccatttagataaatcccttaCTTATTTAGCCCAATAAGTTTTACTGAAGAGTCTTGGTGTCAGGTAACAATTGACAAGTAAGAGTGCTTTGCAATGAATAAAACACAGATGACAAAGATGTAGGACAGAGCAGTTGGCAATCTGCTGAAATCAATACATTGTCCCGGTGGCTTTTTCAGACCTTGCTTTTCTGCCGTCTAGTGTGCTCTTATAGTGTTACGCCTCATCCTATGACTCAGGACTAAGTTTCTATGACCTGGCAACCTCATTTTGGCCCTTTGTTTTGGCAGTTGGTGGTGGCTTTCCTTCTTGGGTTGGGGCCTCATCTGGGCCATAGTCTACCAACTTAGATTTAGCCTATCAGCCTCCTTTGCTGTCTCCTGGCTTTCTTGTACCTTGGCTCCTCCCCTAAGCAAGTAGCCTTTTGGAATGACAGTACCAAACCAATTTTTTCCAGTGTTTGATCAACTTGATGGccaaataatttcttccttaCGATTAGCTGAGATTTCTTGTCATAATGTAACCATTATCTCCTTATCTGGTCTTCTGAGGATCAACAGCTTCTTAGGACCTATTTTCCAtcctttaatcttctttttcattcatctctggactatcacttttttcttccataaattaataattataaagctCTTTGAACAGTGCCTGATAAAGGATAAATAtatgtgttattattttatttacaccCCTTAATAGTATGTGAACAGAGGTAGACTTCTCTAATAATGATCTCTCTAAAGAGGAATAGGGATCAGATTACTATAATGTTCCTTTTACCACACTACAGCAACATGCTGACTTCTgctttcctccctctgtccccctatTCCTCAACCTCATACACCTAAATTGCTAACTTGGAATTTGTTTTTAGTGACAGTGATCTctgtgttatttttctcctttatttgctACTGATAggtaccttttctttttcttaaattgtgtatatgttttggaaataatttaattGTGATAAAAGTCATACaggtatattttctattttctataaaaattgcATATTGTGTAATAATTCATTTATAGCAGAAAGTGATGATCAAGTAGACTCATATACATTTACGTTGCTTACAAGCATTCATTGTGGGacaacaaacatttaaatttctttttctatagctCATTTTACAGGCTGGGGTAAAAATTCCTCcctaaaatataatcaataagtTTTCCTTGAAATAATTTTGGGGGTGTGATAGGAAACATCCTATGGAGACCTCATACCATAATACTTGTTTGAAGTATAGATAGGAGATGTGCTATAATGTTGGCAATAGTCAAAGTAGGTACCTGAGGTTGCTTGGTTAATTGATAAAGTCTtctaaagaaggaaattaaaatatatttatatgtatacatatatatcttaaactttcagttcattttatttttaactatattttattgatcatgcagtttcagttgtcccaattttccccactTCCCGTCCTCCagcagcaccccccactccctcaagccatccccataccattgtttatgtccatgggtcatgtgtagaagttgtttggctactccatttcccatactgtactttacacccccaaggctattctgtaactacctatttatacttaaCCCCCtaacctctttacccattccttCCTATTggacaaccatcaaaaccctctctgtatccatgattctgtctctgttcttcttgttggcttagtttgattttagattcagttgttgatagatatgtattgcctttttattgttcatagttttgaccttctttttcttaatttcttttaacaattcatataataattgtttggtgatgatgaactcctttaaattttttttttggtccaggaagctctttatctgatgttccattctaaatgatagttttgcaggatagagcaatcttgctgtaagtccctgcttttcaaaACTGAACATAtgttgccaatcccttctagcctgcaatttttctttgagaaattagctgacattcttatgggaactctcttgtaggtaactaacttcttttctcttgctgctttgaagattctctctttatctttaaccgttgacattttaattatggtgtgtcttggagtagggctctttgcatccatcttgtttgggactctctgtgcttcctgcacttgcatgTTTAGTTCCTTCACCAatttagggacattttctttcaatattttttcaaatagattttcaatttcctgctctttctcttctccttctggaacccctatgatgtgaatgttggaatacttgaatttgtcccagaggctgcttatgctgtcctcattttttgggattcttttttcttcttcttgttctgattggttgtcttttgcttccttatgttctaaatcattgaatTGATTTTCAGCTATTtgcattctactgttgtttccctgtaaattgttctttatttcaattagtgtatccttcatttctgactgtatcttttttatgctgttgagatcctatgttccttgagcatgcttatgatcaatgttttgaactctgcatctgaaagattgatctctattttgtttaattatttttctggagttttgatctgttctttcatttgggctatatttctttgtctccttattttggagcctccctgtgtttatttctgtatattaggtagagctgctaaaactccctgtcttggtagtgtggcctaatgtagtaggtgtcctgtggagtccagtgacacagcctcccctattgcccaagctgggtactctaggagcaccttttgtgtgggctgattacactctcctcttgtaatTGACCCTTGGTTACTGTcggcaggtcaatgggagagatttacccaggccagtcagctgcaaggactgggtgTGACTACTGACCACCCAACTCCTtgctccatggaggatcagctatgtaGGGGCAGGGTAgaggtgctccaatgtggtctgtagctgtccactgggtgtgctggccctggtgTTTCCAAGgcggtgcaggccaaggtcagcccccacctgtgttctgcttgAGGCTaccttgcctgagctataaagccatctgagatggctgctacttgttctgggcttggaaactcccaggtgaagccaagctatgattCTAgactggttgctgctagtgctcgGTCTGGATCACTTAGCAAGAGGAGCCAGGACTGGTGGCTCATTGAGgacagctgttgcttgtttgtgatgatttaggaagttgtgaagcatgagccattcatatgggaaagccacagttaacagtttgggtgggcttgttaattgggtgggacagagtctcaggggatcttcagggtggggcaatcagtgttagccaggttgatggagtcttaggtatggcacccacctgccccctctgtgtctctgtggagcaagggctcagaaaagggatagtgacctctgcctgtctttctgaCTGAGAGAAAGCTATCCCCTAGCTCCTGTCTCGATCCCACAcatttcactttctctctgtatgccactggtaccttctaagctgctaccccagtgctgggatctcagagggagtgagtttgagtaagtcTGTATATGAGTTTTTTAatgggaactgcttgggactctagaagtttcctctaccaactcaatccctgctgatttttgcagccgGAAGTTGTGGAGACGTATCTAACTGGCACtgtaaccctgggctggggggcctggtgtagggctgggactcctcgctcctgaggtatccctcccaaatttttgtctaccacatgtggatgtgggaccaacccatttcatgtctgcacccctcctactagtctgattgatgtggtttctttaattacagaattgtcagacttctattcaatacaatttctgacagttctgactGATAGTttcctatattttagttgtaattttgatgtggttgtgtgaggaggtgagctgtgtttacatATGTCACCATCTTCTAAGCTTTCAGTTTAAACTTAAAATTCATGGATTATCTTTTACTGTGAGGTCCTATTTTTCTTTGCTATGAGTTCATTGTTTGGAGTTTCATGTCCTCATTCTTATATAAATCACCCTTGTTAGGCATCATTTACAACATCcagtttcagtttctttaaagtGGTGCAAGATCTTAAAACCACTTGTAAATTGAGTGTTGTCTCTGTCTAAActagaattttaatataattttcttcccatcttttaTAGTTCCTTTACATGTATATGGgcagaaatttttaaagcaactcACTTTTGAGTTTTTTGAGACATTTGACtaaatttttatagaaacaaCCTTTTCATTTTACCTTTATATTTCACCAGtatacataatatttaatataattacataattcCAATAACAAATACAATGGGCATGTGCATATCTGGGAAGGAAGACAAGTGATTCTTTGTAATTCAGCTGATGGGCACAGAGAAGTTCAGGGGATGCTGGACAACAGTCTATGCTTGGCCATCAGTTTTTGGGTTTTAAAGATGGACACAGATTGTTAGAGGTAACAACATTTTCCAGTTCGTGCCTATTATCCTGACTGAATTATTAAGAACACCCTTTTCACTCTTCAAGAGGTCCTGGATAGTAAAGTCTGTGATCATCCTAGTGTTGGTTAACTCAGTTAGTCTGGTTAACTGGATGTAAAAAAGTTTCTACTGGATTTGGTTCAAGTTTCATTGCATATAACTTGACAGTGCCTGTAATTCCTTGCCAACTGATTGTTAGGATTGGAGTCATCAAGAAGCTAGAGTTCTTGATTAAGATTGGGAATGGGGCCAGGGCCACTGAGTAGCCCAGGAGGCCACTGAGGGGCTGGGATTGAGGGCTTCCCAGGTAATTCTGCTGTAGTGGGGCTCCTGGCTTCTGCTGGGTATACTGGCTCATTCAGGCTGGCGTGTATTAGATACAGGTCATTTTCTGAAACACCAAAGTTGACTTTCATTGACTTGGAAATCACAAGTACATCATCTTCCTTTGCGTatgggtgtgtggggggagggtatTCTGTATTTTTAGCGATGGTAAAGGTGAttaactgaaaaatttttaaatagaagtgtCTCTTTACTTTCTGGCAGTGTTTCTAGGGCTGGttctccccagctcccacccattTTTTCCATCTCTGCAGTCTCTTTCCTGTACTCTTCCTTCCTCAGTCCCCCTTTCTCTTGGTTCTCTCCCAAGAGAGACTGCCTCTCCCTTGTCTGGTTTAGAATCCCTAATAGGATGCTGAACAGCAGTGTATCCTAGAGAATCAACCCTGCTCCACTTAGTCATGTGATTCCAGAGGACCATGGCCTACCTCCCCCATTcttcattttcccctcctttcatAGGCACTCACTTTTTGTGCTGCATCCCTTCATGTGTTGGTTTCTGTACTGGAGGGCAACTCCAAAGCTAAGTCCCAGAATGGATTAAGCCTGGAGTTGGCTCTAGACCCTGGCATCTGTAGATCTGCTCCTGAGCTATATAATCTTCCTTGTGATCTGTAATCAAGTGCTGAGCCTTGTGTGGGGACAGGAGAGCCAATACAGAAACATTCAAGGGCCTGAAAACTGCTACTGTATTAATGCTTTTTAACACTTTGACTCGATTTCAAATTACCCAGTAACTGAGCATTTGCTGTATAACTAGGTACAGTACTTGTTACTTTTATAAATACTATGACATATAATACTTACAAAAACAATTTGGGCTAATACTGCACACAAATGCAcaccatgcatgcacacacatttttttttttttaaaaaatcaggttaagaactttttctttgcttctggGCCCTCTGCCACAACCATGCTCTGTCAGATCATCAGTCAGGCTAAGAAGCATCCAAGCTTGACCCCCCTCTTTATATTTGTTGGAGCTGGAGGTACTGGAGCAGTGCTGTATGTCATGCACCTGGCATTGTCCAACACAGATGTCTGTTGGGACAAAAAGAATAACCCAGGACCCTGGAACAAGCTGGGTCCCAATGAGCAATATGAGTTCTACTCAGTGAATGTAGCTAACAGCAAACTGAAGAAAGAAGGTCTTGAGttctaaatgaaatgttttagtaTAAAGCTGCTTAGAATGACAGTCTTCCAGAAGCCATCCACACAATTTTCCACTTAACCAGGAAATATTTCCCCTCCAAATGCACGCAATCATGTTGGTATATTCTGTTGGGGTTTACACTgattaataaatgtttgaaacttgaaaaaaataaaaaaaaaacaggtaaagatATTAAAGCCCAGAAGTTATAAAGAAACTTGCTTATGATCACCAAGACAGCAAGTGAGTGGACTAGGATATGAAGCTGATGCCTTCGAGTTGGCATTTCCTCTGTCCAAGCAAACCTTAGTGTCCCTCCTCTGTAAAGGCTTGTTCAGAGAGTTAGCTATGCATATGTCATAGGAAAAGAGATTAATGTTATGGCATTCAGACTTTCAAAAACATCATAAAACCTGTTATTAAACACAGCCTTGTGAGGAAgctcaaaatataaaatggcaaAGTGCAGAGCTGGTCTGAGCAGGTGGAGGGTGTCTGCAGTCATCTCCAgttcttccctgcctcccatcccTACAGGCTCTCACAGCTGTCTGAGGAGCACAGTTTAACAACACTGGATTACTGTATTCACACGTCCATTTGATTCAAACAGCTCAGAAGGGCATGCACTGAGAGAGCACCATCTTTCCAGGGCCAGCCAGCACTGAGTTCTCTCCCTGGAAGCACCGAGACTACTACTCTTCCATGTTCACTTGGTGATTCCTTATCTGTGTATAGGCAAGTGCACATCTATTCGTTTTTTCCTCTTTAAGCTGAACAAATTTGCATTTATGATCATGTTCACTTTCCCGTTTATCCTTAGAAATCTCAAACACCCA
The sequence above is a segment of the Phyllostomus discolor isolate MPI-MPIP mPhyDis1 chromosome 2, mPhyDis1.pri.v3, whole genome shotgun sequence genome. Coding sequences within it:
- the LOC114513801 gene encoding cytochrome c oxidase subunit NDUFA4-like — translated: MLCQIISQAKKHPSLTPLFIFVGAGGTGAVLYVMHLALSNTDVCWDKKNNPGPWNKLGPNEQYEFYSVNVANSKLKKEGLEF